Proteins encoded by one window of Hylaeus volcanicus isolate JK05 chromosome 7, UHH_iyHylVolc1.0_haploid, whole genome shotgun sequence:
- the LOC128879321 gene encoding TLD domain-containing protein 2 isoform X14, with protein MPKPKIPNPITKLSKFLKQRTKVLSMSEELRRALYANSAVSLDNDVIVPDLVGTTEILSDEHREQLCRHLPARAEGYLWTLVFSTSQHGFSLNSMYRKMAKIESPILLVIEDTEGNVFGALTSCALHVSDHFYGTGESLLFRFTPRFQAFNWTGDNLYFIKGNNESLAIGAGDGKFGLWLDGDLYQGRTQSCSTYGNEPLAPREDFVVKTLECWAFI; from the exons GTACTGTCTATGAGCGAGGAGCTCAGGCGAGCTTTATACGCCAACAGTGCCGTCTCCTTGGACAACGACGTGATCGTTCCAGACTTGGTTGGCACTACAGAAATCCTCAGCGACGAGCACAGAGAACAGCTGTGCCGGCACTTACCCGCTAGGGCGGAGGGCTACCTATGGACCCTGGTCTTCAGCACCAGTCAGCACGGATTCAGTCTCAACAGCATGTACAGGAAGATGGCCAAAATAGAGAGTCCTATTCTCCTGGTCATCGAGGACACCGAAGGCAAC GTGTTCGGAGCATTGACATCCTGCGCTTTGCACGTTAGCGACCACTTTTACGGAACCGGAGAGTCCCTCCTCTTCAGGTTTACGCCCAGGTTCCAAGCCTTCAACTGGACCGGCGATAACTTGTACTTCATCAAAGGCAACAATGAGAGTCTTGCCATAGGCGCTGGAGA TGGCAAATTTGGACTATGGTTGGACGGTGATCTGTACCAAGGCAGAACGCAATCTTGCAGCACGTACGGAAACGAGCCGCTGGCACCGCGCGAGGATTTCGTAGTGAAAACACTGGAATGTTGGGCGTTTATATAG